In the genome of Cupriavidus taiwanensis, one region contains:
- a CDS encoding response regulator, giving the protein MTPLPSPPTPAETATAGASAAPVPPGDMPGFLSGGGEMGALMRGFDWDSTPLGPPQGWPNSLKTAIRIMLTSRQPIWIGWGDALHFFYNDAYKSIIGGKHPGALGQPTSVVWREIWPEIGPLLATAMTGSEGTFVEQKLLIMERNGYPEETYYTFSYSPVPDDHGGTGGIICANSDDTERVLAERQLNVLRDVAATASEARAWRDACGRAMAALSSDPRDIVFALLYIAEPGARELQRAGAIGIGVGIGVGIGVDSGHPGAPAQIALDAHWPWPVAEVLAQQQPVLLDGLAERFAVPLPGGAWGVPPSRAAVIEVAPSGSASHRGVLVVGLNPFRLFDERYRSFLTLAAGQIGAAMHSALAYEAERKRAEALAEIDRAKTAFFSNISHEFRTPLTLMLGPLEELVRRAGSGEDRAMLEMTHRNGLRLLKLVNALLDFSRIESGRVTMRRQPTDVAALTADLASLFRASVEAAGITLRVDCPPLCPPLAHAVAVDRDMWETIVLNLVSNAFKFTFAGTITVAVAPQGDDAVALTVRDTGIGIPAAELPRIFERFHRVEGAQGRSIEGSGIGLALVQELVRLHGGTIDVQSTPGEGTCFTVRLPAGADVAMDAATEVAAEADAAPPASSVQARAYVETALRWPQVRMPPATTVTADELALSAPQGAADAAAGEAAHGSALVLVVDDNDDLRDYMRRLLGAAGHRVAVAADGEAALALARAHAPALVVSDVMMPRLDGFGLVRALRADAALSDTPVLLLSARAGEEARVSGLGSGADDYLVKPFSARELLARVASNLRLSELRRATERRLQDLNASLERRVAQAVADHDRLWELSEDLLIVARFDGCLQRVSPAWTRTLGHAPQQVLGRAYLSFIYPDDLAGASAQLDALRHDGVPVRFECRQQRADGALRWLAWTLSVDPANGHVHGVGRDVTGDREAQAALRHADEALRTAQKMEAIGNLTGGVAHDFNNLLQVIGGNLQLLTRDLAGDDRAGPRLRNALAGVARGAKLASQLLAFGRRQPLAPRVVNLGRLVRTLDDMLRRALGDGIEVETVVAPDLWNTLVDPFQVENALLNLAINARDAMQGHGRLTIAARNARPGEATNETANEAAPAAPMQYVLLSVTDTGVGMPPEVQERVFEPFFTTKPEGQGTGLGLSMVYGFIRQSDGHVKITSEPGRGTTVTLFLPRVLRDEDPDIELDAGPARGGSETVLVVEDDEDVRATVVEMLASLGYHVLRARDAHSALAIVERGMPVDLLFSDVVMPGPLRSTELARKLRERMPDVGVLFTSGYADSVIVHDGRLDAGIELLSKPYTHEALARKVRHVLANRSQRAATAAAGQHLAPVGHAPDAAPLRVLCVDDDALVRAGTAEVLRAYGVHALEADSESAALAVLAGNAVDVLLTDVALAGDSGVDLALAARSRHPGLGVVFATGYALELTPAQRAALGAVAVLRKPYPPQTLLEVLRDVAAEIRGDAAQAEAPGRPQPAS; this is encoded by the coding sequence ATGACGCCCCTGCCATCTCCGCCGACCCCGGCCGAAACCGCAACTGCCGGCGCCAGCGCAGCGCCCGTCCCGCCCGGCGACATGCCCGGCTTTCTCTCCGGCGGTGGCGAGATGGGCGCGCTGATGCGCGGCTTCGACTGGGACTCGACCCCGCTGGGGCCCCCGCAAGGCTGGCCGAACAGCCTCAAGACCGCGATCCGCATCATGCTGACCTCGCGCCAGCCGATCTGGATCGGCTGGGGCGACGCCCTGCACTTCTTCTACAACGACGCCTACAAATCGATCATCGGCGGCAAGCACCCCGGCGCGCTCGGCCAGCCCACCTCCGTGGTGTGGCGCGAGATCTGGCCCGAGATCGGCCCCCTGCTGGCCACTGCCATGACCGGCAGCGAAGGCACCTTCGTCGAGCAGAAGCTGCTGATCATGGAGCGCAACGGCTACCCGGAGGAAACCTACTACACCTTCTCTTACAGCCCGGTGCCGGACGACCACGGCGGCACCGGCGGCATCATCTGCGCCAACAGCGACGACACCGAGCGCGTGCTGGCCGAGCGCCAGCTGAACGTGCTGCGCGACGTGGCGGCAACGGCCAGCGAGGCGCGCGCCTGGCGCGACGCGTGCGGGCGCGCCATGGCGGCGTTGTCGTCGGACCCGCGCGACATCGTGTTCGCGCTGCTGTACATTGCCGAGCCCGGCGCGCGCGAGCTGCAGCGCGCCGGCGCCATCGGCATCGGCGTCGGCATCGGCGTCGGCATCGGCGTCGATAGCGGCCACCCGGGCGCGCCGGCGCAGATCGCGCTGGACGCGCACTGGCCGTGGCCGGTGGCCGAAGTCCTGGCGCAGCAGCAGCCGGTGCTGCTCGACGGCCTGGCGGAGCGCTTCGCCGTACCGCTGCCGGGCGGTGCCTGGGGCGTGCCGCCGTCGCGCGCGGCCGTGATCGAGGTGGCGCCGTCGGGCAGCGCGTCGCATCGCGGCGTGCTGGTGGTCGGCCTGAATCCGTTCCGCCTGTTCGACGAGCGCTACCGCAGCTTCCTGACGCTGGCGGCGGGGCAGATCGGCGCCGCCATGCATTCGGCTCTGGCCTATGAGGCGGAGCGCAAGCGCGCCGAGGCGCTGGCCGAAATCGACCGCGCCAAGACCGCGTTCTTCTCCAATATCAGCCACGAGTTCCGCACGCCGCTGACGCTGATGCTGGGCCCGCTGGAAGAACTGGTGCGCCGCGCCGGTTCCGGCGAGGACCGCGCCATGCTGGAGATGACGCATCGCAACGGGCTGCGCCTGCTCAAGCTGGTCAATGCGCTGCTGGACTTCTCGCGCATCGAGTCCGGCCGCGTGACGATGCGGCGCCAGCCCACCGACGTGGCCGCGCTGACGGCGGACCTGGCCTCGCTGTTCCGCGCCAGCGTCGAAGCGGCCGGCATCACGCTGCGGGTCGACTGCCCGCCGCTGTGCCCGCCGCTGGCGCACGCCGTGGCGGTGGACCGCGACATGTGGGAGACCATCGTGCTGAACCTGGTCTCCAACGCCTTCAAGTTCACCTTCGCCGGCACCATCACCGTGGCGGTCGCGCCGCAGGGCGACGACGCCGTGGCGCTGACCGTGCGCGACACCGGCATCGGCATCCCGGCGGCGGAACTGCCGCGCATCTTCGAGCGCTTTCATCGCGTCGAAGGCGCCCAGGGCCGCAGCATCGAAGGCAGCGGCATCGGGCTGGCGCTGGTGCAGGAACTGGTGCGGCTGCATGGCGGCACCATCGACGTGCAGAGCACCCCCGGCGAGGGCACCTGTTTTACCGTGCGCCTGCCGGCCGGCGCCGACGTAGCCATGGATGCGGCCACTGAGGTGGCTGCGGAGGCCGACGCCGCGCCGCCGGCCAGCAGCGTGCAGGCGCGCGCCTATGTCGAGACCGCGCTGCGCTGGCCGCAGGTACGGATGCCGCCGGCAACGACCGTGACAGCGGATGAGCTTGCCTTGTCCGCCCCGCAAGGCGCGGCCGACGCCGCGGCCGGCGAGGCGGCGCATGGCAGCGCGCTGGTGCTGGTGGTGGACGACAACGACGACCTGCGCGACTACATGCGCCGCCTGCTGGGCGCCGCCGGCCATCGCGTCGCCGTGGCCGCCGACGGCGAGGCGGCGCTGGCGCTGGCGCGCGCGCACGCGCCGGCACTGGTGGTGTCGGACGTGATGATGCCGCGCCTGGACGGCTTTGGCCTGGTGCGCGCGCTGCGCGCCGATGCCGCGCTGAGCGACACGCCGGTGCTGCTGCTGTCCGCCCGCGCCGGCGAGGAGGCGCGCGTCAGCGGCCTGGGCAGCGGCGCCGACGACTACCTGGTCAAGCCCTTCTCCGCGCGGGAATTGCTGGCGCGCGTGGCCAGCAATCTGCGCCTCTCCGAGCTGCGCCGGGCCACCGAGCGCCGCCTGCAGGACCTCAACGCCTCGCTGGAACGCCGCGTCGCGCAGGCCGTGGCCGACCATGACCGGCTGTGGGAGCTGAGCGAAGACCTGCTGATCGTGGCGCGCTTCGATGGCTGCCTGCAGCGGGTCAGTCCGGCGTGGACGCGCACGCTCGGCCACGCGCCGCAGCAGGTGCTGGGACGCGCTTACTTATCGTTCATCTATCCCGACGACCTCGCCGGCGCCAGCGCGCAGCTCGACGCGCTGCGCCACGATGGCGTGCCGGTGCGCTTCGAATGCCGGCAGCAGCGCGCCGACGGCGCACTGCGCTGGCTGGCCTGGACGCTGTCGGTCGATCCGGCCAACGGCCATGTCCATGGCGTCGGCCGCGATGTCACCGGCGACCGCGAAGCGCAGGCCGCGCTGCGCCACGCCGACGAGGCCCTGCGCACGGCGCAGAAGATGGAGGCGATCGGCAACCTGACCGGCGGCGTCGCGCATGATTTCAACAACCTGCTGCAGGTGATCGGCGGCAACCTGCAGTTGCTGACGCGCGACCTCGCCGGCGATGACCGCGCCGGGCCGCGCCTGCGCAACGCGCTGGCCGGGGTCGCGCGCGGCGCCAAGCTGGCATCGCAGCTGCTGGCGTTCGGGCGGCGCCAGCCGCTGGCGCCGCGGGTGGTCAACCTGGGCCGGCTGGTGCGCACGCTGGACGACATGCTGCGCCGGGCGCTGGGCGACGGCATCGAGGTCGAAACCGTGGTCGCGCCCGACCTGTGGAACACGCTGGTCGACCCCTTCCAGGTCGAGAATGCGCTGCTGAACCTGGCGATCAACGCGCGCGACGCCATGCAAGGGCACGGGCGCCTGACCATCGCGGCGCGCAATGCGCGGCCGGGCGAAGCCACCAACGAAACCGCCAACGAAGCCGCGCCAGCCGCGCCGATGCAGTATGTGCTGCTGTCGGTCACCGACACCGGCGTGGGCATGCCGCCCGAGGTGCAGGAACGCGTGTTCGAGCCCTTCTTCACCACCAAGCCCGAGGGCCAGGGCACCGGCCTGGGCCTGAGCATGGTGTATGGCTTTATCCGCCAGTCCGACGGACACGTGAAGATCACCAGCGAGCCCGGGCGCGGCACCACGGTCACGCTGTTCCTGCCGCGCGTGCTTCGGGACGAAGACCCGGATATCGAACTGGACGCCGGCCCGGCGCGCGGCGGCAGCGAGACCGTGCTGGTGGTGGAAGACGACGAGGACGTGCGCGCCACCGTGGTCGAGATGCTGGCCAGCCTGGGCTACCACGTGCTGCGCGCGCGCGACGCGCACAGCGCGCTGGCCATCGTCGAGCGCGGCATGCCGGTGGACCTGCTGTTCAGCGACGTGGTGATGCCCGGCCCGCTGCGCAGCACGGAACTGGCGCGCAAGCTGCGCGAACGGATGCCGGACGTGGGCGTGCTGTTCACCTCGGGCTATGCCGACAGCGTCATCGTGCATGACGGACGCCTCGATGCCGGCATCGAACTGCTCAGCAAGCCCTACACGCATGAGGCGCTGGCGCGCAAGGTGCGCCACGTGCTGGCCAATCGCAGCCAGCGCGCGGCGACGGCCGCGGCGGGCCAGCACCTGGCGCCAGTCGGCCACGCGCCGGACGCCGCGCCGCTGCGCGTGCTGTGCGTCGACGACGACGCGCTGGTACGCGCCGGCACCGCGGAAGTGCTGCGTGCCTATGGCGTGCACGCGCTGGAAGCGGACAGTGAGAGCGCGGCGCTCGCCGTGCTGGCCGGCAACGCGGTCGACGTGCTGCTGACCGACGTCGCGCTGGCCGGGGATTCCGGCGTGGACCTGGCGCTGGCGGCACGCTCGCGCCATCCGGGGCTGGGCGTGGTGTTCGCCACCGGCTATGCGCTGGAGCTGACGCCGGCACAGCGCGCCGCGCTGGGCGCGGTGGCGGTGCTGCGCAAGCCCTATCCGCCGCAGACGCTGCTCGAAGTCCTGCGCGATGTCGCCGCCGAGATCCGGGGCGATGCCGCGCAGGCCGAAGCGCCCGGCCGGCCACAACCGGCAAGCTGA
- a CDS encoding PRC-barrel domain-containing protein: protein MQTQPPSSQGAAIVGSGVGEGPGPEVMAASSLDGTKAYSSDGEHVGKISEIMLDVPHGRIAYAVLTTGGFLGMGDTLHAIPWNALVMDTDEKCFRIAVTADRIKSAPGFNKDSWPSMADPQWGKSLHEYYGRDPYWVSPPL from the coding sequence ATGCAAACGCAACCTCCCAGCAGTCAAGGCGCAGCCATCGTCGGTTCCGGCGTGGGCGAAGGCCCGGGCCCGGAAGTGATGGCGGCTTCCAGCCTGGATGGCACCAAGGCCTATTCATCCGATGGCGAACATGTCGGCAAGATCTCCGAAATCATGCTGGACGTGCCGCACGGGCGCATCGCCTATGCGGTGCTGACCACCGGCGGCTTCCTAGGCATGGGTGACACGCTGCACGCCATTCCGTGGAACGCGCTGGTCATGGATACGGACGAAAAGTGCTTCCGGATCGCCGTGACGGCGGACCGGATCAAGTCCGCGCCGGGCTTCAACAAGGACAGCTGGCCGAGCATGGCCGACCCGCAGTGGGGCAAGTCGCTGCACGAATACTACGGGCGCGACCCGTACTGGGTCTCTCCGCCGCTGTAA
- a CDS encoding porin: MKKTASHWLPAAGLLPVAALITALTAGRAHAQPGVTVYGIVSTAVRYTSNLDGHHHDQAALVSGGMVGSRFGLKGDEDLGGGRHAIFQLEAGIGSDDGRASYQALFGRQAYAGMAGDWGSLTFGRQYNALNNIGWAFNPLDQGWGNFWSDPIYLGGDIFFQDYRIDHSLVYKKSAGPLTLQLDYGAGGQAGSLARGATLGGGLMLQQGALALGAAYDQRRSADGGHTVRNYAVGGSYAAGKATFYVGHMGRRESARNPAAGGARFNIAFAGLGYQLTPALHLSGAYYRYWQRGHVTTQFLQVPVLLGSGNADSVAVVADYALSRRTSLYLEADVVRARGGAVGRETEYWAGTPATDVARSTRVGVMLGMRHHF; encoded by the coding sequence ATGAAGAAGACAGCCAGCCACTGGCTGCCGGCGGCCGGGCTGTTGCCCGTCGCTGCCCTTATCACTGCCCTCACCGCGGGGCGCGCCCATGCGCAGCCGGGCGTCACCGTCTATGGCATCGTCAGCACGGCCGTGCGCTACACCTCGAACCTCGACGGCCATCACCACGACCAGGCGGCGCTGGTCTCCGGCGGCATGGTCGGCAGCCGCTTCGGCCTGAAGGGCGACGAAGACCTGGGCGGCGGCCGGCACGCCATCTTCCAGCTCGAGGCCGGCATCGGCAGCGACGACGGCCGCGCCAGCTACCAGGCGCTGTTTGGCCGCCAGGCCTATGCCGGCATGGCCGGCGACTGGGGCAGCCTGACCTTCGGCCGCCAGTACAACGCCCTGAACAATATCGGCTGGGCCTTCAATCCGCTGGACCAGGGCTGGGGCAACTTCTGGTCCGATCCGATCTACCTGGGCGGCGACATCTTCTTCCAGGACTATCGCATCGACCACAGCTTGGTCTACAAGAAAAGCGCCGGCCCGCTGACGCTGCAACTGGACTACGGCGCCGGCGGGCAAGCCGGCAGCCTGGCGCGCGGCGCCACGCTGGGCGGCGGGCTGATGCTGCAGCAGGGCGCGCTGGCGCTGGGCGCGGCCTATGACCAGCGCCGCAGCGCCGACGGCGGCCACACCGTCCGCAACTACGCCGTGGGCGGCTCCTACGCAGCCGGCAAGGCCACCTTCTACGTGGGCCACATGGGCCGGCGCGAATCGGCGCGAAATCCAGCCGCGGGCGGCGCGCGCTTCAACATCGCCTTCGCCGGGCTGGGCTACCAGCTCACGCCCGCGCTGCATCTGTCCGGCGCCTATTACCGCTACTGGCAGCGCGGCCACGTGACCACGCAGTTCCTGCAGGTGCCGGTGCTGCTGGGCAGCGGCAACGCCGACAGCGTCGCGGTGGTGGCCGACTACGCCCTGTCCCGGCGCACCAGCCTGTACCTGGAAGCCGACGTGGTGCGCGCGCGCGGCGGCGCGGTCGGCCGCGAGACCGAGTACTGGGCTGGCACGCCCGCCACCGACGTGGCGCGCAGCACGCGCGTGGGCGTGATGCTTGGCATGCGGCACCACTTCTGA